Proteins from a genomic interval of Gossypium hirsutum isolate 1008001.06 chromosome A09, Gossypium_hirsutum_v2.1, whole genome shotgun sequence:
- the LOC107930224 gene encoding E3 ubiquitin-protein ligase RHA2B codes for MNIIKNYIPAMFFLNLVNYVKSLFKDAFTRLGLFKQPPPEEDDHTGDGYVLSTDSRTGSIVLVPVQVVTAMIMTNLRVIEYGDFVKRFGDEVMKKDRVCSVCLEAMEKRDEMRELCKCSHVFHRECIDGWVKEGRLTCPLCRSALCPDPMDFGRPHPRNSFLDCDVIY; via the coding sequence ATGAACATTATCAAAAATTACATCCCTGCTATGTTCTTTTTAAACCTTGTAAACTACGTCAAGTCCTTATTCAAAGACGCATTCACTCGTCTGGGTCTTTTCAAACAACCTCCGCCAGAAGAAGATGATCATACCGGCGACGGTTATGTCCTTTCGACCGACAGTCGAACCGGGTCAATAGTCCTGGTCCCTGTCCAGGTTGTTACAGCGATGATCATGACCAACCTGCGGGTTATTGAATACGGTGATTTCGTCAAAAGGTTTGGAGATGAAGTGATGAAGAAGGATAGGGTATGCAGTGTGTGCTTGGAAGCAATGGAGAAAAGGGATGAGATGAGAGAGCTTTGCAAGTGTAGCCATGTGTTCCACAGGGAATGTATAGATGGATGGGTAAAGGAGGGGAGGCTTACTTGTCCCTTGTGTCGCTCTGCTTTGTGTCCCGATCCGATGGATTTTGGTCGGCCACACCCCCGCAACAGTTTCTTGGACTGTGACGTCATTTATTGA